In a single window of the Candidatus Cloacimonadota bacterium genome:
- a CDS encoding ribosome recycling factor, giving the protein MEELLLEIESKMDDAFNSLLHQFSKTRTGRANASALDDIKIDYYGQLTPIKQLCNITIPEPRLIVVQPWDKSSLNNIEKAILASNMGVTPENDGNVVRLPFQPLTEETRRDIVRQIKKTAEDAKIEIRNIRRSGNESAKKMEKNSDITEDDHKKLLKEIQELTDNWIDKISKATKAKESEIMEV; this is encoded by the coding sequence ATGGAAGAACTTTTACTGGAAATCGAATCCAAAATGGATGATGCGTTTAATTCCTTGTTACATCAATTTTCCAAAACCAGAACCGGACGAGCCAATGCTTCTGCTTTAGACGATATAAAAATTGACTATTACGGTCAGCTTACTCCGATCAAACAGCTTTGTAATATAACCATTCCCGAACCTCGTCTTATAGTTGTTCAACCTTGGGATAAATCATCTTTGAATAACATTGAAAAAGCGATTTTAGCATCGAATATGGGAGTTACTCCGGAAAATGACGGAAATGTGGTCCGTCTTCCTTTTCAACCTTTAACAGAAGAAACGAGAAGAGATATTGTCCGGCAGATCAAAAAAACTGCAGAAGATGCCAAAATTGAGATCAGGAACATCCGCAGAAGTGGGAATGAATCTGCCAAGAAGATGGAAAAAAACAGCGATATCACTGAAGATGATCATAAGAAACTGCTAAAAGAAATTCAGGAATTAACAGATAATTGGATCGATAAGATTTCCAAAGCTACCAAGGCTAAAGAATCTGAAATTATGGAAGTATAG
- a CDS encoding 4Fe-4S dicluster domain-containing protein, producing MSFIITSECIKCGMCVDVCPVNAIIEGDEQYVITEACIDCGNCKEVCPIGAING from the coding sequence GTGTCTTTTATCATTACTTCAGAGTGTATCAAATGCGGTATGTGCGTTGATGTCTGTCCGGTTAATGCGATCATCGAAGGTGATGAACAATATGTGATCACGGAAGCTTGTATCGATTGCGGAAATTGTAAGGAAGTCTGTCCGATTGGGGCGATCAACGGGTAG
- a CDS encoding type II toxin-antitoxin system PemK/MazF family toxin, with protein MVIEQGDVFWIDLGEPIGSEPAYLHPYVIVQNDIFNRSRINTIVVCLITSNLKRADAPGNIILKKGEANLSKKCVVNVSQIFT; from the coding sequence ATGGTAATCGAACAGGGAGATGTATTCTGGATTGATTTAGGAGAACCGATCGGTTCGGAACCTGCATATCTTCATCCTTATGTAATAGTACAAAATGACATTTTCAATCGAAGCAGGATTAATACAATAGTTGTTTGCCTGATAACTTCAAATTTAAAACGAGCAGATGCTCCAGGTAATATTATCCTGAAAAAAGGTGAAGCGAATTTATCAAAAAAGTGCGTGGTAAATGTATCGCAGATTTTTACGG